The following nucleotide sequence is from Streptomyces sp. HUAS CB01.
CCATCCATCACGGGGCGGCCGCTCTCAGGAACGGAGCCGTGGTCCGGCACACGTGCGATGAGTCGAGCTGCCAGAACCCCCGACACTGGCTGATCGGGGAGCGACTGCAGAACGTCGTGGACTACGCCGCCCGGTCGCGCCTGGCCGGCCACGCGCTCGCAGACGTACGAGGCGCGGCCGGACGAGCGGTCGCCGTCCGGGACGGCTGGCCGCCGCGCAGTCGAGCGCAGCGAGACAGGTCTCCAGCTTCCGGCATACGACGCCGACCGATTCGGCCAGGCCGTCCTCGACGAGGCCGGTCAGGTCCTCGGCGAGACTCGCCGCCATCGGCCTGGTCGGCAACCGCCCACCGTCGGTAGCCCTGGCGCTCCCCGGGAGCGAGCACCGAATTCCAGTGTCCGGAGACGTAGGAGAGAGCGGTACGCAGACACATGAGGCCGTGCATCGAAGCATGTACCCGGCGGAACGAGCCGAGGTCGTCGCGGCGGACGTCGAAGGAGCGGAGCAGGTGACGGAGTTCCTCCGCCCGCTGCGGCGCCGTTGCCTGGAGGTCGACACGGACGCCGTCCACGATGCGGGACTCCCACGCCGGAAGGGTGCCGTCCACGATGCCAGGCAGGTCGATGTCGCTCGCCGCGTGGGCGAAGCCGCAGGCGAGGGCTCCCTCCAGCCAGACCTCACGAGCCTCGCCGGACGCGAGCAGAGCCTGGGCGACTCTGTCGGCGATCTCCCGACGCAGTCGTGCCGATGGGTTCACCGGTGCCCTCCTTCGATCAGAATCTTGTCGACGGCGTTGATCTCCTTGAGGAGATCGATGGCCCATCGGTCGTGCGCCGCGCACGTCCGAGCGCTGGGCGCCGATATGGGGCGAGGCCAGGAGGCTGAGCGGCGTCGTGGAGCCGGTGAGCAGCGGCAGGTGCTCCCGCTCGACCGGGTCGAGTGCGAGACCCGAGAGCCTCCCGTCCGCCAGTGCCCGCAGGCAGGCCGCGACGTCGAGGGTCTCCAGCCGTCCTGCGCAGATGAGCAGAGGCCTGCGACTGCTCCATGAGGGCTGCCGGCGACAGCTCTCGCAGACCGGGAGAGTTCGACGGCCACGCGGCGAAGGCCGCGCGGCCCACGTAGGGGCGAGGGCCCATTCGGCGGCCAGCCCGACCGGACCCGCGCCCCAGATACCTGCGGCCAGGGTGCTGAGTGACGCTCCCATGTACACCTGCTTCTCGTGCTGGCCGAGCAGCAGCGCGTGCTGCCCCAAGGGGATCCGCCGGGCCAGGGCCAGGGCAGCGGCGAGCACCCACTCGTCCACGGCGCCCGCGCCGGCCTCGGCGTTGCGGTGCAGCGTGATGCCACGGTGCCAGAGGGCGCTCACGTCGATGCGGTCGATGCCGGAGCCGGTCCGTACGACGTGCCGCAGGCGGTGGAGCGCGTTGAGCTCCCGCTCGCCGAGACGGACGCCGGAACGCAGGACGAGCACGGCCGTGTCGGCGGGCAGAGGCGGGTCCAGGTCCGGCACACCCGTACATGCGTGCTCACGAGCTGACCGTAGGCCGTTCGGAGGCCCTCCGTGATCTGTCGGATGCGGTGGGCGTCGAGAGCGGCCTGGTAGCGGGCGAGGCGGCGGTCGCAGTCCTTGATCGCGTTGTGGGCTTTGGCCTGCTCGGGAAGCATGCGGCCCTCGTCGTCGGTCTCGGAAAGCTCCGCGTTCAGGCGCTCCAAGACGCGCTGGGCGCTGCTGGAGGGGTGGCCGAGCCAGATCGGCGTGGACAGGATCAAGATGCCGCGGCCCAGGATCGTGTCCCGGATCTCCGGCCACGCGTCCCCCTCGCCCATGTGGGCCTTCACGCCGGGCTTCACGTCGTGATCGGCGATACGAATGGTCTTGCCCGTGACGCCGTGCCGGCGAGGGCGGCCATGGTCTGTTCGGCCAGCAGTTGTGAGCTCGCTCGCGCGGGCGAGGGAGACAAGGTGCAGACGAGCGCGACAGCACGGAGCGGAGTGTGGTCGTTGGAGTCCATGAAGCTCGACTACCTCGACGCCCGCCTTCGATATCGCACACGACGCGTGGCCACCCTCAGGCGTGGCCGGTCGGGCCGACTCGTGACGTGAACCCAAGTGGAACGGTCGACAACCGCAGCCGTCACGGAGGGGGCCGGATGACGGGCGTGCGGGTCCCCCCACTGCGCCCTGCCCGAGAGCGTCCGGGCAGGGCGCAGTGCGCTGCTACATGGCCGGCCTGTCCTCCACCGGGTGGAGGTCACGCACCTTCGATGTCAGCGTGCCCTCCTGCTGCTCGTACTGGGACAGTGCGAGCCCGAGACCGAAGAAGGTGGGTGCCCATTCCCCGACGAAAATGCCCCACCGGTCGGCGCGATCGACACCGAAACCCGGCTCCGCCTTCATTGACGCGGTCCAGGAGAAGATGGAGAGGCCGATCGAAACCACGGCGGCCGTGTAGGCGTGTTCGCTGCGCAGGCCTTTCTCGTGCAGCATTTTGATCATCGCTGATCTCCCTACGGAGTGGGTGAACACTCTCACCAGCGTCGCCCCAACCCGCGCCCACCGCACCCCCAGAGTGCAGAGCACCGGGCGGGACGACCGCCGGGTGATCGGGTCGCACCACGCCGCGGCCCTGGCGGAGCTCCACCTGGGGCGCCGAGAGGTGGCCGGGCGCGATGCGGCAGCCGTCCTTGCCGTGCTGAGGGACTGCACCCACGTCGTCAGCGAGGGCGGATCCGTGCCCGGACGGGCGCGCGTTTGTCCCGGGGACCTGACAGGGGCTTACACAATTGGGTGGGAATGATTTTGGTCAGGTGGAAGGGCCGCACTGCTCGAGCTTCGTGTACTTGGCCCCGACGAACCGAGGGGGGCGTCCCTGCCCGAGAGCGGAGACCGCCGGACGGCTCTCGCTGGTGCGCAGTGTTCCATCAGCTCTGCGCTCCCACCCATTCCCATGGGCGTCAGTGATGACCAGCGCCTTCACCGGCCAGGCAGGACCGGCCACGGTGATCTGCTCATACCGAAACTCCATGCGCTGACAAGGCGGCAGGACGCCGAGGGGGTAGAAGACACCCGCACCTTTCGGATCAGTGGGACCGGCGGGAGCAGCCTTCAGCCACGCGGACGCAGGGTCCAGTGAGCGATTCACGACCACCACCACGCTGTCATTGTCGCCCTCACCCCAGAACGCGATGAGGGCTACCTGGCGCCGGTTCCTGTCCTCCTGTTGCTCCTTGGACTGGGCCAGTTGATCGTCGGCGACTTGTGCGGCCTTCAGCGTGCCCCACGCAGTCACTGCAAGACCGGCAGCAGCGACGATGGCGGCCAGCACTGTGGTGTGCTTCGCCCAATCCGCGCGCCGGTACCGCTCACGTACGCGACGGAGTCTCCCTCCCGTCGGCCCTGTAGCGGCGGGCGGCGGCGACTGCCGTATCCGCATCGGCGGCTGTGGGGGTATCGCACGTACTCGTAGTCTGGCTCGGCGCGGCCGGGGGGCCGGCATGCCACCTCGCAGGGTCGTAACGGTGAATGCTCAGACACTCACGTCCGCTCCGCCGGGCTCCTACGATGGCAGGAGCCCGGCGGAGCGGATCCTTTCCCCGAAGACCCAGGAGGCGAACTGGGTGCCGTGATCGGCGTGCACTATCCCGCCTGGTTGGGGGCGCCTGTTGCGGAGGGCCATGTCTAACGCGTTCACCACGAGGGTGGAGTCCTGTCTGGAGTCGATCGACCAGCCCACGATCTTGCGGCTGAACGTGTCCAGGACCGCCGCGCAGTACACCCACCCTTCTCTGGTGCGGTGTTGCGTGATGTCGGTGACCCACAGCTCGTTGGGACGCAGCCGATGGAACTTCCGGTTGACCAGGTCATCGGCGGTGACGACACCCCGCAGGCGCTTGATCCGCACCGGTCCGGGCAGTCCGTGGATCCCGGCCTGTGTCATCAGCACCGACACGGTCCTCGAGCACACCTGGATGCCCATGCCCAGGGTGAGCTCGGCGTGGACGCGGCGGTAGCCGTAGGTACCGCGTGAGGCGACGTGGACCTCACGGATCAGCCCGGTCAGCCACTCCCGTCGCAGCTGCCGCGGTGTGGTCGGGGTGCGCTTGTGTTTGTAGTAGTTCTGCCAGGCGACCCCAAGGATCCGGCAGCATCGGTCGACCGGTGCCCCGGCATCGACGAGACGGTCGATCACAGGGTAGAGCCTTTTGGGGCCGGCTTGTCCTCGCCGAGGAACTTGGCGGCCTTGCGGACGATCTCGAGCTCGGCTCCCAGCTCGCGGATTCGTCGCCGAGCTGCACGCAGCTCTGCGGACTCCTCCGAGACCCTGCCAGGGCGCCGCCGTTGTCGATGTCGTCCTGGCGCAACCACTTCGACAACGTGACCGGATGGATGCCGAGGTCAGCGGCGGTCTGCTTCTGTTCTTTTCCTGCCCGCACCAACGCGATGGCGCGGGCGCGGAACTCAGCGGGGTAGGCGCGGGGCATGTCCGGCAGCCTTTCGTGAAGGCCGTCAGTTAGCCAGCAGAACTGGAACCTGAGAGGTGGGGCAGGTCAACGTGTCACCCGAACCTGTATCAGACCCGGAGATGGTCCTCGATGGGCGGCTGCGACCTGCTGGGGTGGGCGCGTGTGGCGATAGCTCTGGGTTAGCACGCCTGTTCGTGAATCCGCTCATGCCTGCTCAAGCCGGCCCGGCTCGCGAGGAATCAGTCGAAAGTGCGGACACGTGCCGTAGTCGCCCCGTTATCCTGAGCGCTGCACGAGGGGGCAGGGCGAGGGGGACCGCATGAGTAAGCCGTTTACCGTGTATCGAAAGGCCGTTCGAGGCTCTTGGGGGAAGTTCTGGTGGCTCGCTTGGCCGATCACCGAGCGGATCTCTGTGGGCGACGTACTGCACAACGTCGATGGTCATGTGCGGCGTGCCGGGACGCTCAAGGACCGCGGTGTGACCTATGAGGATCGGGCGGGCAACCCGCATGCAGACGTGCTGCATGACGCTGGTGGTTCCGCGTCAGTTCGATTCAAGCCTGCGGGCGTTGCCGTGGAGGGTTTCTCCGCCTTGGCGGCGGCTGAGTTAGGGGCAGCCGTTGAGTTCTCGAAGAGTCATTCCGCTCTTGTCGTCTACAAAGGACTCCAAGAGCAGGCGGTCGCCGACGAGAAGGCACTCGCGGCTGCGCTTGTCGACCTGACCTGGCAGACCTGGGACGACTCGCTCCTGGCCGTCACACAGGTCATATCCGCAAACTCGGGCACTCTGCTCATCAGCGAGTCCAGCGGAGCATCGGTGGAGTTCAGACTTCAGGCGGGCCTGGGCCAGGCCCCCTTTGGGATCGCGGATCTCGCCGGGGGCGCCTCCATCCTCCGGCACCGTGGGGTGTCCGAGAAGTGGGCTGGCGCAGAGTGCACCCCGTTCTTCCGAGTGGTTCGTCTGCGCAAACGCTGGTTCCGGAGCGTCACCGAGGACTACGGCCCACGCCAGCCCGGACGCGGTGCCCAACCTGAGCCCGTGCCGCCAGTGCTGATCGATGAGGCGCGGCATGACCCGAGTGCCGTGCTGGAAACGGCGGAAGCGGAGGAGCAGCACACGTCGGATCCGGCGTCGGAGTAGCCGAGCGGGTCGAGCAAGATGAAAAAAGCGTCACTGCGGATCACTGCTTCGAGCGACGGGGTCGGCTTCGGCGTCGTCATATCGGCGGGCGATCGCTCCAACGAACCGGTCCCGTTGGGGAGCCTCGGGGAGGTCCACCGCCTTCGCGAGGTCTTCGACCGCAACGCGAGCGAGGACGACCGCCGAGAGGCGGGCGACCTTCTGTATGAGGCCCTACTCGGGGGCGGTGTGGCGGACCATTGGGCCACCCTGCGGGCGGGTTGCACCGCGGACTCTCCGTTGCGTGTGGTCCTGGACATAGAGCCGGCCGAGCTCAGGTCATTGCCCTGGGAGCTCATGCGGCAGCGTGGCGCGTGGTTGTGGCGTCGCCCCGAGCTTCTGATGAGGCGCGGTGCTGCTGTGCCCGCCGTCGACGTCGGCATGCCGGAGGCGTGGCCGCTGCGCGTTCTGGTGGTCATCGGCACACCAGCGCGTGACGAGCAGGCCCTCGCTGAACAGGAGCTGGCCGCGTTGTCTGGTGTACTGGAGTGCAGGCCCGGCCAGGCTCATGTGGAAGTCCTGGACTGCCCGGACTCCGCCCATGAACTGGCGGAGGCAATCGAGGAACTGCGCCCCCACGCTGTGCACTTCATCGCCCATGGAATGCAGAGGGCGGGCGGTGGCAGCCCGGAGCTCTCGTTTACCACCGAGTCGGGGGGTGGCTGGCAGCTGTGCGCCGAGGACGTCGCCGACCTGACGCAGTGGCAGCCGCGGCTGGTGGTGCTCAACGCCTGCCATCTCGCCCAGGCAGATCCTGCAGATTGGGTTGGAGGCATCGCTCAAGCCTTCTCGGACACCGGCGCCCGGGCCGTGATCTCCATGCAGGCTGACATCAAGTCGTCCGCTGCCGTCGTCTTCACGCGGAGCTTCTACGAGGGTTTGGTGCGCGGCCTGCCCATCGACGAATGCATGGCAGCGGCACGATCCGCACTGGGCAAGCTACCGGAAAGAACAGGGGAGTGGGCTCTCCCCGTACTGCTCACCAGTACCGAGCCCGACGCCGTCCTGCCCTTGATAATCCGTTCTCCCGAAGGCTCCCGGCCGGAAGACATTCACCGCCACAAGCAGTACATCGATCTCCGCCGTTTTGTGGGTCAGGTCATGGAGCGCAGACAGGCATGGTGGGCGCTGGACGACCCGCGAAGCAACGACGGGATCCCGAAGCGCTCAGTGCTCGTGATCGGGGGACACTCCCACGGCGACTTCCGCCGGACGGGTAAGACCTGGCTGTCCAATTGGTGTCAGGCGACATGGTTCCTCCGCGGGCACCAGATCATCTCGGTGGACCTGTCATCCAGGCTCGCTGCACCGGGAGCGCGCGCCGGCGGTGGAACGAGACGTAAGGACTGGCTGACGGTGCTGCGCACGATCCGAGAGCAGGCAATCTCCTCGGATCAGCTCTGCTCGCTGCCGAAGGATGCCTTCCGCGACTTCAACGCGGAGTTGAACAGGCTCGTGGTCGGCCACGTACAATCGGTCGAGGGTGCGGGGGCCGGGCAGGAGGATGAGTGGAATCCCTTCAATGACGACGTCGGCCATGCGGATGAGCGCAAGAGGGACATCATGGCGGCTTTCGTCACCACCCTCCGCCGGGTGGCTTCCGACCAACCGTTGATCCTCGCACTCGATCACGCCGATCGGATCATGGAGGAGTCGCTCGGCGGTGAACTGTACGAGGGGCTGATTCGCCCTATCGCTTACGGCAAAGCGGCCCCCTTGCGCCTGGTGCTTGTCGCGCCCGACAATTGGATGCGACCGATAATCCCGGACGCCGACTCGCACGTCATCGGCCGTGTGCAAGTCGGTGACTTCAGGCGCGGGCAGCTGGTGCGGCTGGCCAGAGCGTACAGCCAGCGCCTTGGATGCGAGCCCAACAAAGCCACCATCGGAGTCGTGGAAGCTCTGGCCCGACAGCCGCAGGAGTACTTCGGCGTCGATCTGTTTGAATGCCTCACCCCGCACGTCGACCAGTGGGCGGCCGCGATCAATAAACTGGAGGCAGGGTGAGGAACACCACGGGCCTCTCGGCCGAACTCATCCGAAGGATGGCTGCCGGCGAAACCCCGCAGGAGATCATTCGGTCGTTTCTCCCACCGCCCTGGCGAGCAGTCCTGCGAGCCGGCGCCGCCGCGCGCACGTTTGACGCCAACTTGTACGAAAAGGTGCTCCGACCCTGGGCCATGAAATCGCACTCCGAAGTGCCCACGCTGGCAGAACTCATCGAAGAACGTGCGGTTGTCGTCGTTCCCGGAGAGCCGGAGAAGTACAGCCTCCCCGAAAGCGACCGGAATAGCTATTTCGCTGAATGGCACAACCCTGCCCAGCCCGATCTGTTCGCAACTCTGCGCATCCTCGAAAAGAAGATCGCCGATCACGCCCGCGAGGCGGGGGACGAACACGAGGAGCTACGGCACCTACTCCTGGCCGACCCGGAACGGGCGCTGACGCTGTTTGACGAGCACTTCGATCGCGCCGACAACCAACGTGACTTCGCGGCATGCGAGGACTACGTCGACGTGCTGAGGGATCCGGACCGATCCGCCCACCTCACGCCGGAATTGTGCGAACGGCTCCAGAACCGAACCGGCTACGTCAGGGCACGTTCCTACTGGGCCGCCGACTACGCCCGCTCCGCACAGTACCTTCCGCCGGACGACCTCCTCTGGGACGCCGACAAACTCTTACGTGGCGAATCACGGGTATGGCATTTGCATGCGGCCGGTGGTGCCGGGAAGACGATGATGCTTCGGTGGCTCGTCGCCCGGCGCTGGGTACCCGCGCCCAGTGACGTGCTGTGCGCACGCCTGGACTTCGACTTCATCAGCGCCAGGGCCGTAGGCCAGCACCCGTGGCTGATCCTGCTCGAAGTCGCGGAGCAGTTGAGCCGCCGTCTACCGAAGAGCGTGTTCGAACGGCTCGACGCCTACGCCACCTACCGTGTGCTCCTGGACCGCCGCCCCTCACGGCTGGCCAAGGACGTCGCACAGACCATCAACTCGCTCGACTCCGCCGCTGTGGAGGAACGCCTGCTGAGCGACTTCGCCGTGCGCCTGAACGAAGCGAGTGCCGGCCAGCCGTGTGTCCTGGTGATAGACACGCTGGAGGAGCTGCTACTCCACGGCACCGCCGAAGCCGAGCGCCTGCTCCATATGCTCACACGAATGCTCGACCGCTGCCCCGGGCTGCGGCTGATCATCGCCGGCCGGTACGACCTCCGCGAAAGCGTTCCCGACGCCATTCGCGCCTTCGACGATGCCGGAATCGAGCACAGGGAACTCAAGCCCTTCACCGCCCAACAGGCCCGCGCATACCTCTGTGAGAAGCGCGGAATCACCGACGGCGAACTGGTGAGGGCGGCGTTCCGGAAGTCCCACGGTCTCCCCTTCACGCTGGCGCTCTGCGCCGACGTCATCGACAGTGATCCCAGCATCACACCTGATGCGCTGACGTCCCATCAAGAGCCGCATCTGCACTACCTGATCGACCGGGTCGTGCAGCGCATCGACGACCGAGACGTGCGATGGCTGCTGCGCTACGGCGTGATCCCCCGCCGCCTCAGCGCCGAAGACGTCAGGACCGTCATGGCGCCCTGGATCGCGCGCGGGATCTTGGGCAGTGAAGACATCGACGATCCCCTCAGGGACGCCCACCACCTTCGGGGTAGGCCGGACGTCTTCCCCACCTCCAGCCAACCACCCGAAAGACTCGACGACGCCTGGCGGCGTCTACTGGACTACGCAAGCGCGTCGTCCTGGGTTTCCCGGCACGCAGGTGACGACTCCGTCGTCGTCTTCCACCCCAACGTCGTGGCACCCATGCGACAACTGGTCGCCCACCAGCCCGTCGCCCGGCATCTCCACCTGGCCTTCGCCCAGCGGTTTGACGACCTGGCACAGGCAGAGCCCCCTCAATGGATCAGCCACACCCGGGAAGGGGTCTACCACCGTTTTCAGGCCGGGGACCCGCACGCCGACGCCTTCTGGCGTCAGGCCGTCGACACGGCAGACAGGCACGGCCGGGTAGAGGACATGCGCGAACTTGCCGAGGAGGTACTGGGGCACGAGTACGTCGACGGCGACGCACCCAGGCAGCGCACTGGTAACGGCTTGCTCATCAGCCACGCGACACTGGCCGCCGCGCACCTGACCATCGCCACGAGCCTCGTTCTCAAACAGGCGGAGGAGACCACCTACAGCCCAGCCGACCCGATGTGGAACGAAGTCGAAAGCAGGCTGGCCCTCGTCGACCGACTGCGGAACACGGCTCCGTCCCCTTTCCCGCCCGACAGCGCCGAGAGCATCCTGAGAGCAAGCCTGCTCAGCGGCAAGAACATGCACATCGAGGCCCAGAAACTGATCCGCGATGCGCTGCCCAGGGAGACAGACGACCGGTGGAGAGAACGGCTCCAGGTCACCCTGGCCCGCATCCAGGCCGCAGTGAACGACTCCAACGCCGAGACCACATACCGCGATGCGCTGGCTACCGCACGGAGCGAGACCAGCCGACTCCTCATCTCCCTCGAACTCGCACAAGAGCTCGAGCGGCAAGGTCGCATCTCACAGGCATTCGAAATCGAGGACGCTGTGAGCCTCCCACAGGAGGAAGCGCCCGAGACTGAACAACCACGGCCAGGAACAGAGCGCGAGCGACTCGCCGCACTACGCACTCGTGCGACCCTGGCCAAAGCGCGAAGGCAACTCCAGGCGTTCGCGCCCACAGAGGCGATCACCACCCTTCAGCAACTCGAACTGTCCGCCGCCACCGGATCTCAACGCATGGAAACGTGCCTGCTCCGCGCCCAGGGATACCACCTTCTGGGACAGTCCAAGCAGGCACTTGACGCGCTGGACCACGTACGGAGACTGTCCACCGGCAGCGAGAGCCCCACCGCCTACCGGTACCTCGCCGCGAGCCTGATGAGAAAAGGGGCCATCGAAGGCGAACTGCTCGCGGCGGACTCAGCCCAGGAGTCCTTCGACCGCGCAGCCGGCCTCTGGAGCGACCTAGGCTTCCCCAAAGGGCATCCGCACTGCCTCCTCCTCTACGCCTCCTACCTGGCACGCCACCTCGGAGACCTCCGCCGCGCCGCTCAGGCCCTCAAGAACCTTCGAGCCGCAGACGGAAGGAACGAGTGGGCCGTCCAACGGGGACTGCTCTGGCGCGAACTCAGAACCCTGGGATACCAGGTGAGAGATGAAGACCTACTCGTGGTGCCCGCAGGCACACGCAACGAGCTCCTACGGGGAGGCGTGGCCGCGGCCCTCGGCTCCCACCAACGATCGGAACGCCTGGCCGAAGCCCTGGCAACCCTGCAACCGCCCCCGGCTCGGCTGACCGCACTCGCAGGCCTGGCCACGTACCCCACACCCCTCAACCCCGATCCATACACCGAGTTGGATCTACTCGCACCACTCTTCGACGGCATCGTCCAGCCCGCGGACACCGCGGCCGACCAGCAGGTACAAGTCCTGCGCCTGGCCGAGTTCGAACGCATCCGCGGCCGCGTCAAGCAAGCAGCCGCACTCGCCGACCGCGCCCACCGCATCCTCACCCGTGAAGCCCCGGACGACCCGCTACCCATCTGGCGCCGGGCCCGCTCCCAGATCAGGATGCAGGGCGAGGTGCGCCCCCAGACCAATCGGCGACTCATCCGTACAGCCCCCGAAGAAGCCCCACTGCTCGCCGCCGTGGGTCGGTGGCTGACCGCCAAACAGACCCACTCCCCACTGGTCAAAGAGGAGCAACTCAGCGCAGCAGCCGAGGCGCTGAGCCATGTACGTCAGGCCTCACTCTGGGAGGCGCACATCCTGAGACTCGTGGGGCAAACCCACGGGCAGGAGTCGATGTGGCTCGCAGCCGACCGCATGCTGGCCCGCCTCGGGCATCCGGAACCGTGGAGCCAAGCCTCCCGAACCGTGCACGAGCTGGCACGCCCACACGACGAACGCGTGCTGGCCATCACTACCGACACCGACTCCACACTCGACCACGAAGCCCTGGCCGAGACACTGCGCCAAGACTGGCGAACCGCCGCACAACAGGCAGCTCCGAGGCTCAGCAACGTGGCACTCGCCGGCCACCACGCCAGCAACACCCAAGTACAGTCCGACGACCCCGCCGCCCACGCATTCCCCTGGGAACTGGTGCCCGTCGCGGACGGCCTCGAAGACCGGGACACCGTGCTGTACCGGAACCTCCCGGACACCGCGGAGTCAGCCGACATCCGCGCACTACAAGCAGCCCTGCGAGCCATCTCCACCCCGGAACTCGTGGTCGACGGCCTGCTGGGCACGCTCACCGCCGCCGCAGTCGGCGCAGCACTCTCCAAGAACATCAGCGGCGCGGCCAGGACCGTCCTGTTCTCCGTAGGCGCAGCAGCCCTGTGGCAGCTGATGCGAGACAACAGAAGGCAAACACGCCCCCAACTCGGCGCCCGCACCGTCCTGCTCCTCGAGAACACCCCGGGCGAAGCAACCGCCGACCCCCGCCCGATGCGCCGACCACTCGCCGACGTGTACCAGAGCCAAGGCTGCGCAGCCCTCCAACTCGTCACCCCCGAGGCGCTCCCCACAACGAACGAAAGCGCACCAGCACTGCTCCACGTCAGCGCTCCACTGAAGGCGAAGGCGGGCTCCACGCCATACTTCGACCTCTCTCCCGTCGGCCTGAGCCACAGCGACCGTCTCGGAAGCAAAGCGTCCGGGTCCGATCTGGACCCGTCGAGACTCGTGCGATGGTTGGCCACGTTCGAGCCCGGAACGCAACCCCTGATCGTCCTTGCCCCGCCCCGACCCGGCTCGACGGCCGACATCCCCCTCCAGCTGGTCCTACGCAACCACTTCGCCGCCATGCTGTTCGCATCCGGTGTGACACCCGCGGTCATCTGCACCGGTCTGACAAGAACCCCAGACCTCCCAGCCATGGTCCTCGCCACAGGACTGCTCCGGGATGCGCCGCTGTTGGACCTGCACAAAGCAGTCCGAGCCATGCTTCTGCTCCACTCGGAAGACGAAACCACAGTCGACGGGAAGCGGCACAGGCAGACGCTGCAGAACCTCGACTGGAGGCACGACACCCTGACCGCGTTGTGCACCACGTTGTTCGCCACACCATCCGCACTGCGAATCTCCGAGCCGCAGCCCGAAAC
It contains:
- a CDS encoding CHAT domain-containing protein — encoded protein: MKKASLRITASSDGVGFGVVISAGDRSNEPVPLGSLGEVHRLREVFDRNASEDDRREAGDLLYEALLGGGVADHWATLRAGCTADSPLRVVLDIEPAELRSLPWELMRQRGAWLWRRPELLMRRGAAVPAVDVGMPEAWPLRVLVVIGTPARDEQALAEQELAALSGVLECRPGQAHVEVLDCPDSAHELAEAIEELRPHAVHFIAHGMQRAGGGSPELSFTTESGGGWQLCAEDVADLTQWQPRLVVLNACHLAQADPADWVGGIAQAFSDTGARAVISMQADIKSSAAVVFTRSFYEGLVRGLPIDECMAAARSALGKLPERTGEWALPVLLTSTEPDAVLPLIIRSPEGSRPEDIHRHKQYIDLRRFVGQVMERRQAWWALDDPRSNDGIPKRSVLVIGGHSHGDFRRTGKTWLSNWCQATWFLRGHQIISVDLSSRLAAPGARAGGGTRRKDWLTVLRTIREQAISSDQLCSLPKDAFRDFNAELNRLVVGHVQSVEGAGAGQEDEWNPFNDDVGHADERKRDIMAAFVTTLRRVASDQPLILALDHADRIMEESLGGELYEGLIRPIAYGKAAPLRLVLVAPDNWMRPIIPDADSHVIGRVQVGDFRRGQLVRLARAYSQRLGCEPNKATIGVVEALARQPQEYFGVDLFECLTPHVDQWAAAINKLEAG